atagtgGATGATGACATGACATGAGTTGATTGGatattgggagtgatagaattctatcactagtgaccacccacATTCTCCTAATAGATGATGATGAATTTTAATATTCTTTTTTAATATTCATATAAGcttgacttgttttatatagaTACTGGGATTAGTATTTGTAAGAAATCAACAGGGGTGACAAACTTGAGATGAAACGGTTGGAATATGCGTATGAAGAGAATAAAGCCGAATCAAAAGCGAAAGAAGTCGGGTTGTCATATGAAGCTGGTGTTGGCTTTAAGAAAAGGTCTTTCATCAATATATAATAGTCATTTGTGCCGTCTTAGCTTCCTTCGGTTCAACCACTTCACCCGAAACCACTTTGTTTGACGAATCGTCTGGCTTACAGAACGAATCTACCGTAACGTATTGAGGAAGATGATTTATAGATTTTTCGGTTTTCTCCGACATGTTGACCGGACTTTCTATTTTGCTTAACAAATCAATAGCCGTCTTGTTCGTCTCTGTCACAGGCGAAGATGATTCTGGTTTTCCTGTAACAAAATCAGGTGAATTTTTTTTTAGATCAATGGACATCCTGATACGATCACGTAACCCACGTAAACAAACCCATGAAGCCTAACAACCATCACACGTTCTCATGCACCATCATTTAGTTTGCTTAAATTTCTCTTATTCTTGGCCATTTTCGTAAGTCAAACTTATTCTTGACCATTTTCGTAAATTTTGGTAAGTCATACTTATTCTTGGCCATTTTCATAAATTTCTCTTATTTATTTCTATGAATGTTTGCATACTTTCAGTAGTTAGTGGATAGCTTATTTAGTGGTTAGTTTATTTCCATACTTGCATTGTAGCCTATATAAGGCTTTGTGTTTTCAGTAACGgtaatgagaaaattgttgaatgaAATTTTAGTTTAATGTGTCTTTTCTTCTCTTGTATTCTTGGGAGTTTGTAGGTTTTCTCCGTAAACCTATCACATCCTCATGCCGCAGTAACAGTTTTTAGCGAGTTGATTAATGTGCTGAAATTGCTATGAAGTAGTGAAAGTGAGGATCGAGGGAGAAGGTATGAAATGAGATGAGTTTAgggtgaagaaaaaaaaaacaattgcgGCGACGGAGACCATCAACTTTTTGTACATATGAAAAACGTGTTAATGGTTTTCAAGAAGATAACCATATAAAATGCTGTTTtggtttttgtattttcttttgtGGTGGAGAAATATCGTGGGACCGGGAATCGACTAAACACGAGTTCCATTTGCCGACTTGCTTTATAAGTTAAAACTAGAATTAAACACCCTCGGCGTTGCGGCGGGGGCCTAAaactatggcaaataatatcaaTGCCACACCGCTGgtagcgaccaccaacactgaagttgcggcaTGTTAATGCGAAAATATAAGACCGAAACATATAACATGAAAAAAATAACTATGTCGATTTAGTATACACTcgttgcgacgaacttgttaCATGGAAAAAAATAGacataaaaatgttgaaccataCATGCACGTTGcaccgtgttaactcgcaaaataatGTAGGATAGAATAACTAAGTCAATGTAGGATCCGCCCGTTGCAGCGAATTTGCCAAAGGGGGGAAATAGACACATTGCGACATACATGTCAAATGtggaaaaatagatgaaaaacgttgaaccacacacgcacgttgggACGTATTagctcgcaaaatttagaacgtaTAAGACCGAAACATATAACATGAAAAAAATAAATATGTCGATTTAGGACACACGCGTTGCAACGAACTTGTTACATGGAAAAAAAATAGacataaaaatgttgaaccacacacgcacgttgcgccgtgttgactcgcaaaataacgtagaaaagaataactaagtcaatgTAGGATCCGCCCGTTGCAGCGAACTTGCCAAAGGGGGAAAATAGACACATTGCGACAtacctgtcaaatgtgaaaaaatagacgaaaaacgttgaaccacacacgcgcGTTGGGACGTATTagctcgcaaaatttagaacgaaacgtaaaacgaaaaacttgcgaaagataaaaattatggggaccaaagttgtaaataaaaaagttttgggttaaattacaaaagatgaaaagttttgggttaaaactaaacaaattaaaagtgttaaaatataaatgattaaagcttttgggttaaaaatgaaaaatcacattttttttgaaaaaaccccAATGCTTGAAGTACAACTAATAATGCAACAATTTGTTGCAAATTTATATTATGGAAATATTAAGTTATAAGTATATTTTAAAGGATTCGAGGATTTACTAAATCAAATAAGTATATCACCAGTAAAGCAAGATGATATTATAAGAAGAGCAAATCGAATTCGGTTGAATAAACAAGATGATATGATAAGAAGAGCGAAACTgtttattataatattttttcTTTATAATTAGTAAACCGTCTTGaaatttttccttttataaaGAAAAAGTTTATACTCTAAATTCCTAAAATACTCACCATCCCAAGAATTGAACCTGAGCTACTCCACAAAAGAAAAGCGCTCTTGATCACTAGGCCAAATGCCTAAGTGGTGTGAAATTTTCCTTGTAGTAGTTATGTTTATGCAGAATCAGTTAATGAAATATGTGTTTAAGAGCATTCGCATCCCTCCTTCATTTCTACCCTATAATTACGCTAAAAACTACATTTTAACTCttctttcaattaaataatatttttacacCTTTATTGAATGGGTATGGTCCCAAATGGCGCGCATGATCATGCGCATACAGGACCATACCCACACTCAGCTGACCCATAACTCCGTGAATGGGTATATCCCCGTGTGTGCGCAACATGACAGCTCACGTAAGGAACACCTAGTACAGTTGGCAGAAGCATGCAACCAATCAGGTTGCAGCAGACACTGCAAATACAACCCCCATGATGGATGCATCGTGCAAAGGACAACAAGGACAGTGATGTGGAACCAATCAACCCTCGCCACTCACTACTCCATGATTTCTACCAAGGGTTGATAACAGATGTGACCACAAGTACACTTGGATGGTGGTTACAAGAAGAACCCCATACCTCTCCTTCTAGTAACGAGTTCATGGTTTTATTGTTTTGCGGATTGGCTCTCAAGACTCCATCGGTTCAGGGATCTAGAAGCGAAAGGATTAACCCTCTTGTCGAAACGACCTCTTAGGTCCTATCAATCGCGAATGAGAACGAGTGTTTTTTcattatcattaccttttctctctcctttactcacaaccactttcaaaatatgtTAAAACAACATATAGGATGAACAATATCCCCTCAAATATCTAGATGAACATTAACATATTCTCTTTCTttcactcataaccactttttataatataaaaaccacTCTCACAGAATTTGGTGGaaaggatgtgaatgctctaatataCTATAAAGAGTTAATTATGTTATTCATCCATGTGATTTGTTGAAAATAACTATTACAGTTCATTAATTTATAAATTGCTAAAAAAAGTaccagtatttttttttttttacttttgtaaCAATTACGGTTCACCTTTGTTAACCCTATCCAAACCCTTAAGTTTTTAgtgaaaagactaaaatacctCTCATTTAAAAATACTATGTATAAACAAATGAGTTGCGTTGAAACGGTACGGATCGAAACGGTACCGGTCGAaatggttcgggtcaaaacggttgAAGATTCAAATGAACttactttaattccttcacatataTGAAGTATTTTGAATTCGTTTAGTTAATAGAATAAGAACGAATTACTGCTAAATTTCAAATCTAATTccattgtcaaccaaacacatAAAGATTTGAATTGAGATTCAATTCCATTAAATTTTGTGAAACCAAACATTAACAGATGGAATTTAGGTTCCAATTCTATTAAATTCTGTGAACCAAACATTAAGAGATGGAATTCAGATCCCAATTTTATTAAATTCCATTGAATTTCTACGAAAGTTTATGTTTTATCAAGCTCCCGTTTCGGAGTGAGTGTTTACATGTATCACTGGTGGTACGTTTTTTTTAaaggtaaacttcattaaaaatCGGCCGACCTCAAACCGAGGCCACCAAAACAACAAGCATCATTAAATAATTACAAATTTAAACCAATCTTGCCAAGATACATTTATTCCTTTGGATCTATATCTAAACCATAAAAAGCCCATCGTCTTTGTTTCGCTAAGGATTTCTCCGATTTTAATCTTCTTATTATTAAAACGGGCTTCATTCCTAGCTCTGTGGTAAGTTTATGGGTTTATATCTTGAATGGCGTCGATAAAACTTAAAAAGCTACAAAATTCCAATTTGAAATTGTAATATTAATGGAAAAATTGATCTGAAATCACAAGAACTACAAACAGATTTCTGTTGATCTATATAACTACAAATTCAGATCAAACTTATGATTCGAAGACGGAGCTGCCATTAACCGATTCGGCAACCGATAAGGAGCTCGTTCGTTAGCTCTGTCCCTCCTCTTCGATAAGAACTTGTGAAGCGACGAACGTCTCGCTATCGGCAAATCCGATCCGTTTATTTGTAGTCCTGGAAGCATCCGGTATCGCGATCCAAAACCTTCAGAAGCAGAATTTGAAGTCGAGGCCAATGGGATCCGATTCATGATCTGattatcaaaagaagaagaagaagcagcAGCTGCTAACATGATATCTCTGGCTTTATCAGCAGATATAGAATCAAACACCAATACTTGTCCTCTGTATATAATAGTCATTTGTGCCGTCTTCGGTTCAACCACTTCACCCGAAACAACTCTGTTTGACGAATCATCTGGCTTACAGAACGAATCTACGGTAACGTATTGAGGAAGATGATTTATAGATTTTTCGGTTTTCTCCGACATCTGGACCGGACTTTCTATTTTGCTTAACAAATCAACAGTCGTCTTGTTCCTCTCTGTCACAGGCGAAGTTGTATTGATTCGGATATCTCTTAGACTGGCTTTCTCTTTCAGAAGGGAACTCAATCGGTTATAAGTCATCGTAAAACTAGACTTCTCTTTACACGTGCCGCAGTAACAGTTTTTAGCGACCGGCATAGTTGATTAATGTGCTGAAATTGCTCTGAAGTAGTGAGAGTGAGGATTGAGGGAGAAGGTATGAAATGAGATGAGTATAGGGTGGTAGAAGttttatataagaaaaaaaaaaaacaatactgCAGATGGAGACCATCAAGTTTTTGTGCATACGAAAAACGTGTTAATGGCTTTTAAGAAGATAACTATATAAAATGCTGTTTTGGTTTTTATACTTTTTTGTGGTGTAGAAATATTCTAAAGTTTAGActggaaggtatgggggccggtttggcccggcgccggacccccacaccgccccctggtCCGGCTTCCATCACAAACGGCCACCCATCGCCGGGTGTGCCGCTCCACATTTAAAAAAATAGCCGTTTGGTAACGGCtctatttaataaaaaaaaaaattcattttttctaTAAAATCACCTACTTTCAATATTATTTCCCCACTTTCAACCCAAAACCCTCTCACTTTTATACCAATTTCTCcctacttttataaaaaaaaatatctttttacCCACAATGGCTTCTAATCCTTGGTGGCCCTCGTCTTCGGATGACGAAGAGGAGATGTTTTTCGCAAACATTGTACTACGGCCGGGACAGATTTTAatcgaagaggaagaggaagaggaagaattCTCGTCTGAAAATGTTATTACCAGACGAATACGACTTCACGCTAACAAACGACTTCACGCATGCAAACCTTCAACAAGATTTGGTAGAACATATTTGGAACAACGTTAACATGGTGGACGGTGACGGAGCCGAAGATGAAGACGAAGACGAGTAGtgtgtttgttttaaatttttaaatctagtcttttttttttcaaattttaggtagcgtaattttttattttttaggttatgtaatttttatttatgttatgtaatggattttatgttatgtaattttaggttatgtaatttttttttttcaaatgttgaatactttttataaaaaataaaagttaaagaaataaaaattaaacaattaaaatgaattaaacaataaaaaatatgtggtggggccccatcctccatcccccTCCATCTTCATTTTGGCTCATCCCTCATGAGTCgcctacgtggcgcctacgtggaggCTCATCCCCGTGGGGATGAGCCAAACCATACCTTCGAGTCTTAgttatatgttttattttaaaaccaaaatttatggttgttttaaatgcatcaacttataaaatcctattaattgcatttaatttacttaataatatatatctatctatatctatatatacttaaaaatatagggtagggttccagcgtgaacaacctcctaagaatgaactgcgtga
The sequence above is drawn from the Helianthus annuus cultivar XRQ/B chromosome 12, HanXRQr2.0-SUNRISE, whole genome shotgun sequence genome and encodes:
- the LOC110894173 gene encoding protein TIFY 10A, which encodes MPVAKNCYCGTCKEKSSFTMTYNRLSSLLKEKASLRDIRINTTSPVTERNKTTVDLLSKIESPVQMSEKTEKSINHLPQYVTVDSFCKPDDSSNRVVSGEVVEPKTAQMTIIYRGQVLVFDSISADKARDIMLAAAASSSSFDNQIMNRIPLASTSNSASEGFGSRYRMLPGLQINGSDLPIARRSSLHKFLSKRRDRANERAPYRLPNRLMAAPSSNHKFDLNL